The following are encoded together in the Paludisphaera mucosa genome:
- a CDS encoding YkgJ family cysteine cluster protein, whose translation MADRRAATAAVEVVLDAGAWELRGEIGVPTGPTTLTDLLPAARAVADAVVGETSAAVEGLGACVSCGPGCGACCRMLVNVSEVEARRLRAVVLAMPEPRRAEVLARFAAALRRLDSAGLLPALRRAGGLTPDQIDALTGEYFRLKIPCPFLEAESCSIYDERPVTCREYLVTSDPKHCAGGSAADVVRLQLPLKTFNALARWDVAPAAHFLERFVPLILALEWGEAHPRDPHPRPGVELFKEFVGLLREQIEPAAAGDEGPSTAGA comes from the coding sequence ATGGCCGATCGACGTGCGGCGACGGCGGCGGTGGAGGTCGTGCTGGACGCGGGGGCGTGGGAGCTTCGCGGCGAGATCGGCGTGCCCACCGGGCCGACGACGCTGACCGACCTGCTCCCTGCGGCGCGGGCGGTCGCCGACGCGGTGGTGGGCGAGACCTCGGCGGCCGTCGAGGGGCTGGGCGCGTGCGTGTCGTGCGGGCCCGGCTGCGGGGCCTGCTGCCGGATGCTGGTGAACGTCTCCGAGGTCGAGGCCCGCCGCCTCCGCGCGGTCGTCCTGGCGATGCCCGAGCCCCGCCGCGCCGAGGTGCTCGCGCGCTTCGCCGCGGCCCTGAGGCGCCTCGACTCCGCGGGGCTCCTGCCCGCCCTCCGCCGCGCCGGCGGGCTCACGCCCGACCAGATCGACGCACTGACGGGCGAATACTTCCGGCTCAAGATCCCCTGCCCGTTCCTCGAAGCCGAGTCGTGCTCGATCTACGACGAGCGGCCGGTGACATGCCGCGAATACCTCGTCACGTCCGACCCGAAGCACTGCGCGGGGGGCTCGGCGGCGGACGTCGTCCGCCTGCAACTCCCCTTGAAGACTTTCAACGCCCTGGCCCGCTGGGACGTCGCGCCGGCCGCCCATTTCCTCGAACGGTTCGTGCCTCTGATCCTCGCCCTCGAATGGGGCGAGGCGCATCCCCGCGACCCGCACCCCCGGCCGGGCGTCGAGCTTTTCAAGGAATTCGTCGGCCTCTTGAGGGAGCAGATCGAGCCGGCGGCCGCGGGCGACGAGGGGCCGTCGACGGCCGGGGCCTGA